DNA from Mugil cephalus isolate CIBA_MC_2020 chromosome 5, CIBA_Mcephalus_1.1, whole genome shotgun sequence:
ATAATTCCATATACTCTATCTTGCTTCGTATATGTGATGTCTTTGGTATGTATCTACAATGTagaaagtagtaaaaataaagaaaaaacattcaatgagaaggtgtgtccaaactttgtTAGGTAGTGTACATGATGTTATATAATATTGCTTTACGCCTCAAGTATATCACATTTTTCCAGTCTGTCCCGAAATTCAGATAAATATAGGTAAAATGTGTTGTCCCTGATAAcaagaatgaaaataagaagCCTGGAGCATGAGTAATAAACAGCATGATGATGTAGATATAGGTACAGATATATGTAGATATCTAGATATAAAAGCAAATTGCATTCACGAAAGaaaatttaattctttttaatgttACAGTGTCATATTTATGCTATTGGGTTCCATGGTTAACATGCAACTACCTATTCCTGTCCcatttgtgatcattttgtaATTATGAGATGAGAGTCAGAAAGTCATAATACATCTCCAAGCTTTATTTCTTTAGACTATGCTCTGTGCTTCCATATAGAATTAGAAAAATTGATGCAGTGTCAGACTCTAGGTACACCCTAATGTGTATAACCTATTTGGTTTTAAGAAATAGAATTGAAAGGCGCACATTGCATTGAAAGTTTCAGTCAAATCCACAACAGGACTCCTTTAGTGTGGTGTATAATATGGTAATTAGGAAGCTACTCTAACAACTGATTAAAAAGTATGGGCACTGTGACATAACACCCGCTTACTTAAGACTCCAAGGTATGTCTCTGCACCTGTTGACTCACTCGtttcattcatctttcaaaCAACAAGCAATTCTAAAGTCAGGTAAAATTATGAgttatgaattatgaattagACCTAATGGAAGAAAAGGTTAAAGAATACTGCACAGACTCAATTTAAATTTCATATCATCTTCTGAtttcatccttttttctttcatgcagtTCTTCTAAAGAAGGAAGTACTTATAGACCTTTAAGAGAAGGCAGGGCTTATAGGCAGACTGTAGAATCTGTCTTTAGGATTTGCTACACTTAGCTGAAGAATCGGCAAATAACAGAactgaggcctgtatcatgaaATGAGCTCAACTTAACTGGGGTTACTCCAACTTATTCAGCTGAACCTATCCACaacaatcagtgcgtttacatgcatgtgaaaaaaacgaattattgccttaatcggactataacagacGAACTTAAGTGCAGGTAAACACTTTACTTAGATTGAAATCGGAGTTCTTGTTATCCGATTTAGACACcgagataatgcgattggaatctgagttttcatcggataatgcatgtgcgcatgctccacaaccaccgcgctggcgcgtgaccccggaacaaaaacatccaagaaagccggccgcagaagaagaagaacaggaatgGAGTCACTAGAAGAACCGTCTTAGGAATAGCgaggatcttacctgcaccagaagtagcgcgaacgttacgtacaagattaaaaatgtactattatccatctggttgttgtttgaaatgccggtctgccgcatgaacgattcttgtttattatatcacgttaTAGGTCAACCGAGGCTAATTGGtaactctaaattgaccctaggtgtgcgtgtgagtgagaatgtttgtttgtctcagtgttagccctgcgataggctggcaacctgtccagggtgtgcccCACCTCGCGGGCGATGACAGCTGTGATAGGCTCCAGTAGgagaccctagtgcaggattaagtggtacggaagatgagatgagatgagatgaataggtcaaccagaaatcgtGTCATATTAATGGGGTTAATaatctgctgaaaagacacatatcgctaCCTAGTGTGAAAGAAGAGagcagttattcgattttcttgcgctgcatgtaacctgggacaaggactgtagtcagaaagtcgaattttgagcatagctcgattaagctctgcatgtaaacacactgaatgacaGTCTGGATAAGCGTATCACgacgctggttatcaactcggtaacttaacccaggtttgtcttgttgtgaatcagTGAATTGTATAAGGGCAGGTTCCAAGGCAGCaaaccaatcacaatcatgagcgctGATCCACCAGCAAAGAGGACAGCATACGTGTCCTACGATGAGCAAAGACTGATTGtactcaaatatgaagaagaaaaagtaaatctcactcgAAATCTCGTAAAGTCAAACACCGCGGCTGCATTGAAGAGAAGCCATAAGGCATGGtaaaggattgcagattgcatagatgcgcaaattacacatcaatggctcaattagtttagATTTAACGAAGCCACGAAAcccaatcactgtgctgcatagatgaatcgcaAGTATGACAATTAGTCTCATGCCCCtggatgtaacccctctggagtaaaaagaatgTGGGAGCATAtgaaaaccaagcacaaaaatataatttcacctttggagttggatttcttaattctgTAATGTTatatgggctacaataaagatggaagctgatgccccagttacatcatatcaatacatcacgTTTttggcctgaatgaaattatccttaTTTTAAGCTGTGTTTGAGTTTAGCGGGGGCAAATAGCTAAAATATATTCTTTTGTGATTATCTCCTGGTAGATGCGTTCACGCTGTAACGCTCTCGCGATTTGGCCTCCAATCTCAATtgggtcttcaatgaaagggcacgtgattctttcccgaacagctgattggccggtgggtggagccttttatccGATTCAGATAAATCTTGAATCCCTGAACTGAAGCAGGTTTGCCGTTCAGAGTAAATTACCATGGTAATGTAGCTagataagaatgaatccagcttcgtgataccggaaacctggagttaaccctgaagttacctcgctaaaTCCGTAATCCTGctttgtgatacaggcctctggcATAAACCCTAACTCTGAACTTCTACATATCGTCTTGCTCGCTGGCCTATGACTGTAGGCAAATCCTTAGATGACATCTTACTCCAGTGCTGAAAACTTCTAACCCCTAGCACATAGAGAATTGTCCACCTGGCAAGCCATTCCCAGCATTTACATCtatattactgtttttattctttcatttggaacaaatgtcaaaaacaaGAATAAGCCCAATcctttttgtttgagttttctacTTTGTATTACATCTGATACATACGCTGACTAAGGACAAATGCAAACTAGGAAATGTAAGAAGCGACAGTACACAGCTAAAACCACTAATGATGGCCTCAAAGTGGAATAGGATCTTTATAAAAGTGTAATATCTGTTGGAATCTCTTCATTCACAGCACACGGCAGGTGAAATATCAGCCCATCGTGCACCAATGTTGTCAGAAACTCATCACAGCTGATGGGATGGTGGTAGGATACTTTGCAGAGTGCACACTCCTGAAACAACAAGAAATGTACATTgagaaatgaaaggaggaaaaaaatttaattttacccagcacattttgtttcttatttttagtAAAAGCTGAAAACAGTACACAAAGCTATACCTGCTTTTCAAGGCCACggttaaattaataatttaacctgataaaactaatgaaaattCCAATTTAATACACTTCCAAGATTGGAGTTAACCTGAATCACAAAGTCCAAAATTGGAACCTCATGCAGGTTGAGAAGGATGTGCTGTGCCACAATGACGCAGTCGCACTGTTTCAAATTGTCAAACTCCTGCCTGGAAATGTCACTTAAGATGAGGCGTCTTAGAACTGGGGGTTGCTAAGAAAAGTTATGATGACCTCCAGAATGTAGTTTGTATCACTAAAGTTATCCATGGGAGAACAGAGAATAATAGACACGGGGTCAAACCTGTTAACATTGACAGTGATGATACTCTTCACAGGTGTGCTCTTAGGGCCAGGAACAGGCCGGAAGATTGGCTGTTGACTGGCCAGTTTGGACCGACGAATGACATATGAATTAGCAGAGTGTGAGGGGTAAGAGTCAAATGTCCCCGCTTTCATTCCTCCAGTCTAACACAAGAAACATTCACAGAAACATACATTACTATAGAAAGAAAATAGCAGCATATCAGACAGGTGAAATTGTAATGCTGATACAGTTGAGCATATAGAATCACCCGTTTGCTGGGGGATGATGGCTTGAAGGGGGCTGTAGAGGTGTTCTTTGCTGGTGGGAGGGGCTTATGTGGAGGTGGGAGTGGCTTGTCACTATGGTATGGATTGTCTTGGAAATAATCCCTGGGGTGAAGGTTGAATTTGAAGGGGCCATTTCTTAATTTGGCACGATGAATCGCTGCCTCCTTCTGTatcacacagatacacacaaattttaaattgtatgtAGGTAGTCTTAGTCTATATTTTTACTAGGTTGCTTGAGGAGCACAAAACACGGAGAATCCATCTTGTTTAAAGGTTGTGAAGGTTTCATATCTCAggtttatttatcttatttggAAACAGTTCTTTGTTTTACCTTAAGTACTTCTTTGCTTCTGCCGTATGGATCCGAGGCATATAGCTCAATTTTGGACAAGGTTAAATTTGGATAGCTGCAGGAGGTAACATGTTGGTTAATACAATCGTGTGGATACAAGAGTAATTGTTTGACACACCTCGTCTTACGTGAGACGGGGGAAACACGGTagttctgttcttgtttttatttttttatctttatatatCTTATGATAATGATGTTGTTGAAAACTGTTTAGTGCATGCAAAAACTTCAATTTATACTGTACTAGTTCAATTATACTGAACATGTTTTAGACAAGTTCAAATCTGATTCCCGAGGAAAAATAGGGAAATATGGTTGTTGGTTAGTTGTGAACCATGTTGGTTAGTTGTGAACCACTTTTGCTTGCCATAAACCTGTAACCACTGCCTCTCTTCGGGGGTGAGGTGATGATGTTGCGGCCAGGTGAGTGATGAGTTTTCTCGGTAACTGACAGTGGACTCATAGCTTCAACAGGTCCTGACAAAGTCCCATAGTAAGTACCTGAACCACACCTGAAGGCAGGCAAAGAACATGTTGTTGTAAGAATATTAAATACAGTATTGTAGGACAGTCAAACTTTGTACGCAATCTtccatttaaattttaatttgaacatCTTTAACTAGCAATTCCCATAACCATAAAAACCTTGGGAACTTCCATAATTACTGCTACCAGGATTGttagtttatttgtgttgtctCACGGCTTTTTGACTCCATTAGAGGGCAGGAAAGCCTTTCCCAGATTCTTCTTGGCCTGCTGGATGTGGTTCTGTCTGGCCTGTCTCAGCGGGTCACTCAGTGCCTCATGTTCAAAAATCCGCTTAAAGGACTTCTCAAAAAAGCCGTTCTGCAATGCACATCTTTGTTTTGCGAAACCTGCTTGCATCTGGCGGCTCTGGTATGCTGCCTCATTGAATGGACCTAGATTCAGGATGAAGGAATAAAAGTTGTGTGTCGGATCAAAGATTTTTCAGCATGTTCCCCAACACCAAGTAACCAATTAATGGTTTATTTCTTGTAGAACCACATTTGGTAGGCAGTCAATAATTCTGACCAAGAGAACCCCACTTGCTAAAGTGTTTACACCTGCCCATTTTTTCCCAACATGTAACATGTTGACTTGACATTGTTGACAACTTAACTTATTGTCATGCATCATTgttatgaaataatttaaatggcTAGCTTAGGGctaaagttaaaagaaaagcCGCAAGCGGATATTTGCACAGACTAAATTAATTAGATGGGAGTTTAAATGGATGCTTACGGCTGCTGAGTGGAGTATATTTGTCTCCTACAGAAATGTAGCTCATCTCCTTAAATACTCCCAGACGCTCCATGTCACTCTTCCCATTACCTAAAGGCATCTttaaacactggaaacacacacataaatacaccaaCTTACACACCTTTAAAACACTACTAACACCTTTAAGGTaatctaatattttatttattgtaagtatgttatttattttaagtacaCACTGAAAGATGTTTCTGAGGTTGTCTTAAACCATGTATTtgacaaaataacacatttttgtaTAATAAAGGCATATTTAACCACCATCACCATTAACTTTGATCTCAACATTTAACAGAGTttatgttaagaaaaaaaaaaaaaaaaaaaaaaggcagtcaGCCTTAAAACTTAAATCTTTCATTTTACATACCTATGACAAATTGGAGGGTCTCTTATTGGATGATAATATTTGTGTGCGTAGTCACAGTACTGCACCTCTGTTCaccttgtgtctgtgtatacAAGTTGGTTACCTTGGAGAATAGAAGTACTGTGTGAAGCTAGAAAGATCACACTAGATGTAAAGGAAAtgtttccttcaaaataaaagcttaacatttagttgacattttacAATATACCTTCAATAAaaatcaatctatctatctatctatctatctatctatctatctatctatctatctatctatctatctatctatctatctatctatctatctatctatctatctaaaacAAACTTGCAACTGCAAACATGGAATAAGATGGAAAAACATCAGTGTCACTTGAACCAAcagaattgtgtgtgtgtgtgtgtgtgtgtgtgtgtgtgtgtgtgtgtgtgtgtgtgtgtctgtgtgtgtgtgtgttatggctcAAGCAACTACAACTATCCATATTTAGGC
Protein-coding regions in this window:
- the c5h4orf47 gene encoding UPF0602 protein C4orf47 homolog, translated to MPLGNGKSDMERLGVFKEMSYISVGDKYTPLSSRPFNEAAYQSRQMQAGFAKQRCALQNGFFEKSFKRIFEHEALSDPLRQARQNHIQQAKKNLGKAFLPSNGVKKPCGSGTYYGTLSGPVEAMSPLSVTEKTHHSPGRNIITSPPKRGSGYSYPNLTLSKIELYASDPYGRSKEVLKKEAAIHRAKLRNGPFKFNLHPRDYFQDNPYHSDKPLPPPHKPLPPAKNTSTAPFKPSSPSKRTGGMKAGTFDSYPSHSANSYVIRRSKLASQQPIFRPVPGPKSTPVKSIITVNVNRSVHSAKYPTTIPSAVMSF